TTTATTCCTAAAGATGATAAAAATGAAGATGATTGGTCAAGAATTATAACGCTACAACCTCTTAGAGGTAAAAAAGCATCAGCTTATATTATTACTTCTGATCTTAAAAATTTAGTATCAAAAATAGCTAAAGAGGTTATGGTTTTAGAGCATACTAATCAAGATCTTAAAGCCTATAAAAAAAGCACTTTACTTATAAGTTATACTCTAAATAATAAAAGAGAAATTTTATTTGCGCAGTACTTTTCAGGACCTTCAGACTGTGCTGGCTGTCAGTATACAGTAAGGTTAGATAATTCATTAAATAATCTTCTGCAGTTAGCCGGATGTATACAAGAATTTATAACTACCAATATACGTATTACCAAATTTTAATAGGATTCAATTTTTAGTGTAAGTTAAAAGGCCCTAAGTTACTAGGGCCTTTAAGTATAGTTTTAGCTTGTCTTTGCTATATTATGGTATTGGTACAAAGAACAGTTGACCTGTCGTTGTATCTACAGTTACAAACCTTCTAGTATTGTTAGCAGCAGGTGCCACTCCAGTTTGTATTCCTGCTACAAACGCTGCTGTATGTGCTGGTAGATTACCACCATTTGTGGGATCAGCTTGAATAGCCTGTCTTCCTAAACGTATAGTATTGCTTTCTCCTACAACACCAATGTTAGCTATAGCGATATTATTATTTTCAGTAGTATAGCGAGAACCAGATGCTACACCTAATGCAATATGATTGTCACCAGTGGTTAATCTAGAAAGAGCATTTTCGCCTAAAGCCGTGTTGTTGTTACCAGAAGTATTTGTGCCTAGAGCTTGGTCACCTATAGCTGTATTTTGATTACCCACAGTATTTACTGTTAAAGCTGCGCTGCCTACAGCAGTATTTTCACCTCCAGTTGTATTACGAGCAAGTGCTCTTTGTCCTACAGCAGTATTATTAAATCCGGTATTTGTTGCAGTTGGATTCAGTGCTTCTATGCCTACACCTATATTGGTAGTAGATCCAAAATTATGTATAAATACAGCGCCATTTTTGGTTATATTACCATCTGTTGCTGTTGAAGGATTTGTTCTAAGGTTAAGATTCCATCAACTAGAACATCACCATTAACTGTAGAATTACCATTAACTGTAGCATCACCGCATACTACAGAGTTTCCAAGAAGGGTGAAATTTTGAGCGCCGCCAATGTTACCCACTACGCTTAAGTTGCCTTGGTCTGAAATTCCTGCAGCTGATACACTAAGTGCGCCTTCAACACCTACGTTTTGAGCATTAAAGCTTCCTGTGTCGTCACGTCGAACAAGAGTATCAGGTATATTTAATGGGGTACCCGTGTTAATTGCATTAACTATATCGCATGCAGGTACACCGCACACAAAAGATACCACTGTATTTTTTTGTGTACCAGTTACATCACCTTCTAAGGTGCCGCTAAAGTCTGTAGGAGTTGGTATAGCTGGCAGTGGTCCAGCAGATAAAATGCCATTATGAGCTTGTACAAAACCATTAAGATTATTAACTCTTAATGCTCCTCTAACATTTAAATTTTGTCTTACCAATAAATTACAAAATATGCCTGTGTGAGCACAAATAGCCTTACAGCGTTTTTGGCCAGGTCTTCTGGTTTGTTCAGTTGAAACTAACGCTTCACCTGATTGAATTTCTTGAGCATATTCTTCTAAGCATGGTTTAATACTATTTTGTTCATCTAATGGCATAGAACGATGGCTTGCAATAGCAAGAGCATCTTCTAAAGCAGGTTGAGCTATCTCAAGAGCTATAAAGTCTTTTTGTGCATCGAGAGCTTCTGCCATTTGTGTTAATGCAGCTGAGCAACTACCGGGTTTTACTAGTGCTATAAGCCTTTTAATGCTCTCGGCAACTTGAGGTGTTACGTATACATAACTGCTGTCAGTAGTGGCTAGACCATCAAGCTCAAGAGTACTTAGTGCTAAAGCAGCTGCTTTTAATGGTGAGCATGAAAGTAAAAGCGTTAAGCTAAGAGCTTTTGAAAGAAAAATAGAACGTTTCATCTGAATCCTTTTTTAAATGACTTCATTGACCATGAATAGCAATACATTCGAGTATATTGTTCTCTCCTTTGTAGAAACTAACTTTACCGTTTAGAGATTATTAAATTCTATAACACAATGGTTAACCTTTAGCAACATGCTGCTTTCTTTTTTACGCTTCAAATCTATGCTTGTTTTGACATAGGTTATTAGCTTATTGCCCTATAATAGTGCGCTAGAGTAATCTGCGCTATAAAAAGCAGTGATATCTTTGCTACCTAAAGGAAGGTATTTTGATAAGCAGTTTAGGATAAGTAGTGGTGCATAGATTTATAGAAGAATATTGTGTTTATAAAAGCGATGTTATAGAGTCATTTTTATAAGTCCAACAATAGTTTAGGAAAGGGCATGTATAAAGAAAATAATATAGTTGTGCCTCGTATACGCTTATCTTTCTAAATTCATATAAAAGGAGCATTGAATGCAAGTAAAAAAATGGCAGCACGTTTATATGTACTGTTACTAGCACTAATAACAACGTTATCATTACAACCGTGTTGTTTTTTACCTTCTAATCCAGCCAATGCTAATTCAGGCCCTAGACCTGCGGGGCTAGCTATTTCTGGCAATTGTTTGGTTGCTGTTAATACTACGCCTTTTGCTGACCCAAATACTAGTACTCTTTCTGTGTATACTATAGCTCAAGATTCAATAACAGGTAATTGTAGTTTGAATTTAACTCAAACAATTAGTGGTAATGGTCTTGATAATAGAGGAAGTGGTGATCGACGTGACTTAGGTATTGCTTTTTCTCCTGACGGTTCATGCCTAGCAGTGGTAAGCCAAGCAGGTCAAGCAATATCGATATTTAATGTTACTCCAAATCCTGCTGCAGGAGGGTGTACCCTTGATCCTAATGGTTTTATACCATTACCAGCAGTATACAGGTTTAGCTTTTTCACCTGACGGTAATTGTGTTGTTGTTGCTAATTTTTTTAGTAACACTCTTACAGTATTAACTCGCGCTCCTAACACCTGTAATTTTGCTATTACTGCTACTGTAGTTGGCAGTGTTGCTAATGGGCTTAGTAACCCAAGTAGTGTAGCTATATCACAAAATGGATGTGTTATTGTTACTAATTCTGGCTCTAATACTGTCTCAGTATTTACTTTAATAGGAGTTAATGATATCTGTACGCTTGCATTTGTTGGAGTAGTGCCTACAGGTGGAACTGGTCCTACTGCGTCCCAGTTTACTTCTGATGGTAATTGTCTTATTGTTGCTAATTTTAATAGTAATAATTTATCAGTGTTTCAAGTTGATCCTAACTGTGTATTACAAACTCCTGCTACACTAGTAGGTACTGGTGGTCTTGTAAATCCAAATAGTATAGCTCTTTCACCTGACAATAGATGTATAGCTGTTGGTAACTCCGGTGCTAATACTATTGCACAATACTCTATTACAGAGGCTAATAATGTCTGTACGGTTACTGCTTTACCTACATCGCCGCTTCAAGGTGCTAATTTAGCTATACCAAGATCAGTGATATATTCAACTGATGGTGGTTGCTTGTTTGCAGCCAATCAAGGAAGTGTTACAGGAGTTAATGGTTTGTCGATATTTAGATCTCTCAATTCCCTTATAGTTACCGTTACGCCGTCTAGTGAGCAAACCCGCTTTTATACAATAAAAGTAAATGGGGCAGTGCCTGGTAATACAGTGATTGTATATGATAATGGTAACATCATTGGTATTGGTATAGCAGAAAATGATGGGAGCTTTACTTTAACGCTTCAATTATCTGTTGGTAATCATAACATTACTGCTGCTCAAAAAAGCACTACTTGTTGCACAGGTGATCAAAGTGCTGCTGTAGCTCTGGTAGTTAGTTAATAAAATTATGCTATTCTCAGGTATTATTAAAAAGGGCCCAAGAAATTGGGTCCTTTTTTTTATAGCTACTAAAAATTTTCAGGGATCGTAAGGGGCGGTGCCCCTTGCACATTTTTTTACTCTTTTGCCTAAACACTGTAAATGTGTAGGCTAAGATCAAGATAGATAGTGTATAGTGTCGAGTGTAGGGGTGACTAATGATCAAAACTTTTTATATATTGTTATTATCGAGTATCTTATTTGTGGCTCGGGCACAAGAGAGTGAACAGTTAGATTGCGCAAGTACGGTTATTGCTTTTGATTTGCATGGCGTTGTATTTAAAACGTCACCAAGTAAAGTTTCTGTTTGTTTGCGTAACTTTCCAAATAAATGGCTTATGGCAAAGCTGCTTTTAAATCCGCGTTTTTGGTATAACGTAGTTGCTTTAAGAAAGCAGACTGAAGTTGCTGAAGATATTTATGGCCGTTTGAGTGTATTGTATCCTGAGCTTGCTCACTATGAAAAAGAATTTATAGAAATAGCTAATGCTCAAGAGGTTCAACAAGAAGTAGTAGGGCTTATTAAAGAGCTAAAGAAAAAACAGTTTAAAGTCTATATTTGTTCAAACATAGGTAGTAAAACTTTTGTTGAGCTTGAAAAACAATTTCCTGAAGTTATAGGATTATTTGATGGTGTTTATACTACGAGTCAAGCACATAATTATATTCAAAAACCGCAACCGCAATTTTTTAATGATTTTAAGCAGTTTGTAGTTGCTCATGAAAAAGGTTTGAGTATAGCTGACATTTTGCTTATAGATGACAAAGAGTATAACACTAAAAGTGCACAAGAGTGTGGCTTTAAAACACTCTTGTTTACAACAAAAAAGCAGTTTGTAAGCGCCATGAGTAAACTTATGGTTGGGTAGATCCGTTACTGTTACTGTTGCCTGTAAAAGCTTGAGTAGTTGTGGAGTTCTTTTTTGCCTGTGGTAACTTAGGAAAATGTATATCTAATTTTGCTTGTTCAAGCTTCGTTGCTAAAAATTCACTTTTAGACTTAATTTCAATGCAACGATGGTTGCAATGCCAGTAGCCGTCGGCACTTGGATAAATGTTATAAGTAAAGTAAACGTATTTTACTTCGTGGTTTTGTGTTTGAAGTTCACCTAACATACGTATGTTTTTATGTGTTGCTTTGCCATTAGGTGCCTCAGTTTCGTATCCTAAAGCAAACAGATAGTCATCGATAAGTGGTGCAAAAGCATGAAGCAGTGTTTGCCATTTATAGCGCGAAGGTTGAGTAAAATAAGGGTGTCCTTGGGTGGTATAGCCATCGTCTTCAAGTCTTTTTTGGGGGTTAGTAAACCATTCAGCTACCCGTTTGTCGTAACTAAACTGTGTGTAGGGTTTGCTTTCTAGCGATACTTGGTTGTCTCTTAAACAATAGAGTCTATAGCGACAATCGTCTAAGTGCTCAGAGGTATGGTCTTATTAATAAAAAGCTGTTGATGCCGTAAGTAAAGAATATTTGCTTCTGTAGACTCTGATAAAAAAAGTATCCCCTGTTCTAGAGGAGCCCTGTTTTGTGTGGGTTCAAGATATTCAAGTGTAGTGTTGTCAAAGCAAATACCCGCTTCAGGTTTAAATGAGAAAGCAGCCTTTTCGCTTTCTAGGCATTTATTTTGTAGTTCGGTTTGTTTTGCAAATGACTCTAAAAGATAAGCTTGCAAAACAAGTAATGTAGCTTCTTGTTGTAAGCTTGCTAAATACTGCTTTATTTGAGGAGTTAGTTTAGTAGCTGTACGTAAATCTGCAGGTTCAGGAAATAATTGAGTTATTTTTATTTGGGC
This genomic stretch from Candidatus Dependentiae bacterium harbors:
- a CDS encoding AbrB/MazE/SpoVT family DNA-binding domain-containing protein, which encodes MLNQRYLFVSKSLMLVICLALQSTVASMNNVESVLTDQDVKDPQVKYNLPINCLLPERDRCNLTVTIPKEFRLLQEGALIEFIPKDDKNEDDWSRIITLQPLRGKKASAYIITSDLKNLVSKIAKEVMVLEHTNQDLKAYKKSTLLISYTLNNKREILFAQYFSGPSDCAGCQYTVRLDNSLNNLLQLAGCIQEFITTNIRITKF
- a CDS encoding HAD hydrolase-like protein is translated as MIKTFYILLLSSILFVARAQESEQLDCASTVIAFDLHGVVFKTSPSKVSVCLRNFPNKWLMAKLLLNPRFWYNVVALRKQTEVAEDIYGRLSVLYPELAHYEKEFIEIANAQEVQQEVVGLIKELKKKQFKVYICSNIGSKTFVELEKQFPEVIGLFDGVYTTSQAHNYIQKPQPQFFNDFKQFVVAHEKGLSIADILLIDDKEYNTKSAQECGFKTLLFTTKKQFVSAMSKLMVG
- a CDS encoding beta-propeller fold lactonase family protein, whose translation is MILMVLYHYQQYTGLAFSPDGNCVVVANFFSNTLTVLTRAPNTCNFAITATVVGSVANGLSNPSSVAISQNGCVIVTNSGSNTVSVFTLIGVNDICTLAFVGVVPTGGTGPTASQFTSDGNCLIVANFNSNNLSVFQVDPNCVLQTPATLVGTGGLVNPNSIALSPDNRCIAVGNSGANTIAQYSITEANNVCTVTALPTSPLQGANLAIPRSVIYSTDGGCLFAANQGSVTGVNGLSIFRSLNSLIVTVTPSSEQTRFYTIKVNGAVPGNTVIVYDNGNIIGIGIAENDGSFTLTLQLSVGNHNITAAQKSTTCCTGDQSAAVALVVS